CAACAAACGAACAGCGCTGTACAAAAAACCGTTAAAGGCGGAAAACTTCCGGAAACGGCTTCTAATTATGTAACAAATACATTAATTGGATTAGTGCTTGTAGCAGCTGGCTTTGTTCTTTTCCGCAAAGTGAGACGCGCATAAAATGGAACCAAGAAAAACAAGAAGAACAATCAATCGTAAAAAGCGGTTGATTGTTCTTTCCCTTTTAGCCGCTGTCATCTGCTTTGGTCTTTGGTTTACAACAACAAACGCCTATAAATTTGCAAGAGGCTATTTGGCATTTAAAACAATGGATACAGAAGAACCAGCCGCAGCTTCAGTCTCTAAAAGCAAGGACTCATCAACAGCAGACTCTTCTGCTGAAGCTTCTTCTGTTGAACCCAAAAAAGCGGTACACTCTCGTACTGCTAGCTCAGAAAAAAAGCCAAAAGTGTCAAATGTGTCTTATCCGAAACAGCCAAAAATCGGTGATTTAATGGGAGAACTATATATTCCTAAATTAAACGCGAA
The genomic region above belongs to Priestia megaterium and contains:
- a CDS encoding class D sortase, whose product is MEPRKTRRTINRKKRLIVLSLLAAVICFGLWFTTTNAYKFARGYLAFKTMDTEEPAAASVSKSKDSSTADSSAEASSVEPKKAVHSRTASSEKKPKVSNVSYPKQPKIGDLMGELYIPKLNAKLPIYHGTNEDELEKGVGHFAGSVLPGQNDNSVLSGHRDTVFRKLGDVGEGDSLVVSTAAGTFTYKVNKVRIVDADDRTVIVPKPRATLTVSTCYPFNYVGSAPERYILVAHLVASTTK